The Streptomyces sp. NBC_01268 genome window below encodes:
- the egtC gene encoding ergothioneine biosynthesis protein EgtC, which translates to MCRHLAFLGEPVALGELLLRPPHSLEHQSWEPRSQTSGVVNADGFGVGWWAEDDPVPARYRRAVPIWGDPSFADLARVVRTGALLAAVRGATLPGADGEAAAAPFAADRWLFSLNGAVPGWPGSLTSLAATLPAAELLALEARTDSALVWALVLHRLRAGDAPDRAVAETVREVAEAAPGARLNLLLTDGSTITATAWGNSLSCLTGPDRTVVASEPYDDDPRWSAVPDHTVLTATRSGVVLTPLKEPSP; encoded by the coding sequence ATGTGCCGGCACCTCGCCTTCCTCGGCGAACCGGTGGCGCTCGGCGAACTGCTGCTGCGGCCGCCGCACTCCCTGGAGCACCAGTCCTGGGAGCCGCGGTCGCAGACCAGCGGGGTGGTGAACGCCGACGGCTTCGGGGTCGGCTGGTGGGCCGAGGACGACCCGGTGCCCGCCCGCTACCGGCGGGCGGTGCCGATCTGGGGCGATCCCTCCTTCGCCGACCTGGCCCGCGTGGTCCGGACCGGGGCGCTGCTCGCCGCCGTACGGGGCGCGACCCTGCCGGGGGCGGACGGCGAGGCCGCGGCCGCGCCCTTCGCCGCGGACCGGTGGCTGTTCAGCCTCAACGGGGCCGTCCCGGGCTGGCCGGGGTCCCTGACCTCCCTGGCGGCGACGCTGCCCGCCGCGGAACTGCTCGCCCTGGAGGCGAGGACCGACTCGGCCCTCGTGTGGGCGCTCGTGCTGCACCGGCTGCGGGCCGGGGACGCACCCGACCGGGCGGTCGCCGAGACCGTACGGGAGGTGGCGGAGGCCGCCCCCGGGGCCCGGCTCAACCTGCTGCTCACCGACGGATCGACGATCACGGCCACGGCCTGGGGGAACTCGCTCAGCTGTCTCACCGGTCCCGACCGCACGGTCGTGGCCTCCGAACCGTACGACGACGACCCGCGCTGGAGCGCGGTGCCGGACCACACGGTCCTCACCGCGACCCGGTCCGGCGTCGTCCTCACCCCGCTCAAGGAGCCCTCCCCGTGA
- the egtB gene encoding ergothioneine biosynthesis protein EgtB produces the protein MTGQDTEALRLRAVTALTTARERTALLTSCVEDSELTAQHSPLMSPLVWDLAHIGNQEEQWLWRAVAGREALRPEIDPLYDAFRHPRAARPSLPLLAPAEARAYAADVRGRVLDVLGTTRLEGRPLVDAGFAFGMIAQHEQQHDETMLITHQLRRGPAALSAPAPPRTHTSGPVVREVLVPGGPFTMGTSDEPWALDNERPAHTVIVPAFFIDTVPVTNGAYQAFMADGGYREERWWRPEGWAQIREHSVEAPLFWYQDGGRWLRRRFGVTEPVPEEEPVLHVSWYEADAYARWAGRRLPTEAEWEKAARHDPAAGRSRRYPWGDADPEPVHANLGQRHLGPAPAGSYPEGASPLGVRQLIGDVWEWTASDFLPYPGFRAFPYKEYSEVFFGPEHKVLRGGSFAVDPVACRGTFRNWDLPVRRQIFSGFRTARDAEPV, from the coding sequence ACCTCCTGCGTGGAGGACTCCGAACTCACCGCACAGCACTCGCCGTTGATGTCGCCCCTGGTGTGGGACCTGGCGCACATCGGCAACCAGGAGGAGCAGTGGCTGTGGCGGGCCGTCGCCGGCCGGGAGGCCCTGCGGCCCGAGATCGACCCGCTGTACGACGCGTTCCGGCACCCGCGCGCCGCCCGGCCGTCGCTGCCGCTGCTGGCCCCGGCGGAGGCCCGGGCGTACGCGGCGGACGTCCGCGGCCGGGTCCTGGACGTCCTGGGCACCACCCGCCTGGAGGGCCGCCCGCTGGTCGACGCGGGCTTCGCCTTCGGGATGATCGCCCAGCACGAACAGCAGCACGACGAGACCATGCTGATCACCCATCAGCTGCGGAGGGGCCCGGCCGCGCTCTCCGCGCCCGCCCCGCCGCGGACGCACACCTCGGGACCCGTGGTGCGCGAGGTGCTGGTGCCGGGCGGCCCGTTCACGATGGGCACCTCCGACGAGCCATGGGCCCTGGACAACGAGCGGCCCGCGCACACCGTGATCGTCCCCGCCTTCTTCATCGACACCGTCCCCGTGACCAACGGCGCCTACCAGGCGTTCATGGCCGACGGCGGGTACCGCGAGGAGCGCTGGTGGCGGCCCGAGGGATGGGCGCAGATCCGCGAACACTCCGTCGAGGCACCGCTGTTCTGGTACCAGGACGGCGGGCGGTGGCTGCGCCGCAGGTTCGGCGTGACCGAACCGGTGCCCGAGGAGGAGCCGGTGCTGCACGTCAGCTGGTACGAGGCGGACGCCTACGCCCGCTGGGCCGGCCGCAGGCTCCCCACCGAGGCGGAGTGGGAGAAGGCCGCCCGTCACGACCCGGCGGCCGGCCGCTCGCGCCGCTATCCGTGGGGGGACGCCGACCCCGAGCCCGTACACGCCAATCTGGGGCAGCGGCACCTGGGGCCGGCGCCCGCCGGGAGCTATCCCGAGGGGGCGTCCCCGCTCGGGGTGCGCCAGCTGATCGGCGACGTGTGGGAGTGGACGGCGAGCGACTTCCTGCCGTACCCGGGCTTCCGGGCCTTCCCGTACAAGGAGTACTCGGAGGTGTTCTTCGGGCCCGAGCACAAGGTGCTGCGGGGCGGGTCCTTCGCCGTCGACCCGGTGGCCTGCCGGGGCACGTTCCGCAACTGGGACCTGCCGGTGCGGCGGCAGATCTTCTCCGGCTTCCGGACCGCGCGCGACGCGGAGCCGGTCTGA